A part of Neodiprion pinetum isolate iyNeoPine1 chromosome 4, iyNeoPine1.2, whole genome shotgun sequence genomic DNA contains:
- the LOC124217748 gene encoding RNA-binding protein 33 isoform X5: MSEQCDENLLDEDFGDEEYELGNDEEEALLADDYELETQSSYKGEEETDDVLDLGVTDALDDLEGEEENVNYSGVTDNRNHNNYYEERHENAVIYHYGQHDYEENVGGESENVGSVSNKPDLREKLQKSAQKDFYVGNGQGMEDDDCEEAKERRNRFQNERTIISPKMNNEIPDSLENVVTSEQSRPLFRGRGRGRGIRGSRGGRFIVQNIQTFNPRFNGPRVPMQFENQRPQYRAPLLENRPQYAPPVPRMNIPNQQMTPFPQNNAQMVPPYGQFSMNGPQQHPRPQFVENRPPFNPNQFQGMIGPPGPRLMGPRPEFDPRGPLLGTAPQQNYPPNQPPPQFIIHNQPQHFQNQGQPIPGNPGPMPMQGNQLPVVPVNQGPPMQGNQRPMMQPHQGVPLLRNPGSLMPGHLRPPIHNQIPVMQSHPNAPNLPNPVTFENVPPYQDPHFCQEARPVYDSRPVYNDQPPPNQYNNGPPVPPAQLTPGNVPNPLPPGHKILINPHFRGAVQPTQDSRLPWDSATQQQQPQQQQPPPPSASSSQIVNESFIHQQSSQFQDQRPYNQPSAPSQPQRDYNQPNVQQNKSDDPYAYFSDVWQENKPQKTPSVNPSSSFQNESSYNKDNYYNNFDNNYKSQNQWDSRESYQEQREHQPSYRERDVHSRSNTERPRESRIPSTNSSYRNENYDLNRQQRTSIGSRAAPSSTLRGIVRSQQKRSSEGYSDRGPRESSPKRPKLSNRNLHEVKTVDTLPGATGDKKTCEPEGPEMREYRKKLEEQKRMREKFLREKENRRKIAAMEKQYDKEKAEIAADAEESNQETIPVSVITGVTKDLKVRPAVSRGRSRPVGAQTTEGLERSSGTRIVRTIQTVQPTLQPTVSSKDGEKNTSATSAVSTIKVNDGILKRQTPQQHGIRRVVIHKTLPNTQKVATTIQKTVSNLQKPVQKIGGNATVGVQKTILKKNLGGNAQVSVTNASKNLNMNNQKVVVNTQSNQRVVLQKSPQQTRKLTEIKSNVVRIENLAASTTENQIRRMCQGIGTLESIRMTEGSATIVFKTQSAALVFHKKYQRKMLDLSLITVHLVPQATGNRPIPTVVKKS, from the exons ATGTCTGAACAGTG TGACGAAAACTTGCTGGATGAGGATTTTGGAGATGAGGAATACGAGCTGGGAAATGACGAAGAGGAAGCGCTGTTAGCGGATGACTATGAACTTGAGACG CAGAGTAGCTATAAGGGAGAAGAGGAAACAGATGACGTATTGGATTTAGGCGTTACCGATGCTCTCGACGACTTAGAGGGGGAGgaagaaaatgtaaattatAGCGGTGTTACCGATAACCGTAACCATAACAACTATTATGAAGAGCGACACGAGAACGCGGTCATTTATCATTACGGACAGCACGATTATGAAGAGAATGTCGGTGGTGAGAGTGAAAATGTTGGAAGTGTGTCCAACAAGCCGGATCTTAGAGAGAAATTACAAAAGAGTGCGCAAAAAGATTTCTACGTCGGTAACGGCCAGGGAATGGAGGACGACGACTGCGAAGAGGCCAAAGAACGGCGGAACAGATTTCAAAACGAAAGGACCATCATTTCTCCAAAGATGAACAACGAGATTCCAGATTCATTGGAAAATGTCGTCACTTCAGAACAGTCACGCCCATTATTCAGGGGCAGGGGCAGGGGCAGGGGAATCAGAGGCAGCAGGGGCGGCAGGTTTATTGTGCAGAATATTCAAACGTTCAATCCAAG aTTCAATGGCCCGCGAGTTCCAATGCAATTCGAAAACCAACGACCGCAATATCGAGCGCCGTTACTTGAGAACAGACCACAGTATGCGCCTCCCGTGCCGCGAATGAATATTCCAAACCAGCAAATGACGCCCTTTCCCCAAAATAACGCTCAAATGGTTCCACCGTACGGGCAATTTTCAATGAACGGACCTCAGCAACACCCGAGGCCGCAATTTGTAGAGAATAGACCGCCGTTCAATCCTAATCAGTTTCAAGGGATGATCGGACCACCGGGTCCGAGGTTAATGGGACCGAGACCAGAGTTCGACCCTCGCGGTCCGCTGCTTGGTACCGCGCCCCAGCAAAACTATCCGCCTAATCAGCCGCCTCCTCAGTTTATTATACACAATCAACCACAGCATTTTCAAAACCAAGGACAACCGATTCCGGGAAATCCGGGACCCATGCCTATGCAAGGAAACCAACTGCCTGTTGTACCGGTTAATCAAGGCCCTCCGATGCAGGGGAATCAGCGTCCCATGATGCAACCCCATCAGGGCGTTCCTCTTCTCAGAAATCCCGGATCGTTGATGCCGGGACATTTGCGTCCGCCGATTCACAACCAAATTCCAGTTATGCAGAGCCATCCTAATGCCCCGAATTTACCCAATCCAGTAACGTTTGAAAATGTACCACCTTATCAAGATCCGCATTTCTGTCAGGAGGCTAGACCTGTTTACGATTCGAGACCAGTATACAACGATCAACCTCCGCCAAATCAGTATAATAACGGACCTCCTGTACCTCCTGCGCAGCTGACACCTGGAAATGTGCCCAACCCACTTCCGCCTGGTCACAAAATATTGATCAACCCACATTTTCGAGGCGCTGTTCAACCAACACAAGATT CACGACTGCCATGGGATTCAGCGACTCAACAGCAGCAACCACAGCAACAGCAACCACCACCTCCATCAGCGTCGTCATCGCAGATCGTCAACGAATCGTTCATCCACCAACAATCCTCACAGTTTCAAGATCAACGGCCCTACAACCAGCCATCAGCCCCGTCTCAACCGCAACGGGATTACAATCAGCCAAATgttcaacaaaataaaagcGAC GATCCCTATGCGTACTTTTCTGACGTCTGGCAGGAAAACAAACCACAAAAGACGCCATCCGTTAATCCTAGTAGTTCATTTCAGAATGAATCCAGTTACAATAAGGACAATTACTATAACAATTTTGATAACAATTACAAGTCACAGAACCAGTGGGATTCGAGAGAGAGCTATCAG GAACAGAGAGAGCACCAACCAAGCTACCGGGAAAGGGACGTTCATTCTCGTTCAAACACAGAACGACCTCGCGAGAGTCGGATTCCTTCGACAAATTCtagttatcgtaacgaaaatTATGACCTTAATCGTCAGCAAAGAACGTCAATTGGTAGCAGAGCTGCGCCCAGCAGTACACTGAGAGGAATCGTAAGGTCACAGCAAAAAAGAAGTTCCGAAGGATATTCGGACAGAGGTCCGAGGGAATCAAGTCCGAAAAGACCGAAGTTAAGCAACAGAAACTTGCACGAAGTGAAAACTGTCGATACTCTGCCAGGCGCAACTGGTGATAAAAAG ACATGTGAGCCCGAGGGTCCGGAAATGAGGGAGTATCGCAAGAAGCTTGAGGAACAGAAACGTATGAGGGAAAAATTTCTACGGGAAAAGGAGAACAGGCGGAAAATCGCAGCTATGGAAAAACAGTACGACAAAGAAAAGGCCGAGATTGCCGCTGACGCTG aAGAATCTAACCAGGAAACAATACCAGTGTCGGTTATAACAGGCGTCACCAAGGACCTTAAAGTTCGTCCAGCTGTCAGCAGAGGCCGAAGCCGCCCTGTCGGTGCACAAACCACAGAG GGATTGGAGAGATCATCCGGTACGCGAATTGTGCGGACAATTCAGACCGTACAACCAACTTTGCAACCGACCGTCTCGAGTAAGGATGGTGAGAAGAATACGTCTGCTACATCTGCTGTATCTACAATTAAAGTCAACGATGGAATTCTGAAGAGACAAACCCCTCAGCAACATGGAATTCGAAGGGTAGTAATCCACAAGACACTGCCGAACACACAAAAGGTTGCCACTACGATACAGAAGACTGTGTCGAATCTGCAAAAACCGGTGCAAAAGATTGGTGGCAACGCGACGGTTGGAGTTCAGAAAAccattttgaagaaaaatcttgGAGGAAATGCGCAAGTGTCTGTGACAAATGCGAGCAAGAATTTGAATATGAACAACCAGAAGGTTGTTGTTAACACCCAGAGTAACCAGAGGGTTGTTCTTCAGAAATCTCCGCAGCAAACAAGGAAGTTAACGGAGATCAAGAGCAACGTGGTGAGGATTGAAAACTTGGCTGCCAGCACAACTGAAAATCAAATTCGACGGATGTGTCAAGGAATTGGCACGCTTGAG
- the LOC124217748 gene encoding RNA-binding protein 33 isoform X3, producing the protein MSEQCDENLLDEDFGDEEYELGNDEEEALLADDYELETQSSYKGEEETDDVLDLGVTDALDDLEGEEENVNYSGVTDNRNHNNYYEERHENAVIYHYGQHDYEENVGGESENVGSVSNKPDLREKLQKSAQKDFYVGNGQGMEDDDCEEAKERRNRFQNERTIISPKMNNEIPDSLENVVTSEQSRPLFRGRGRGRGIRGSRGGRFIVQNIQTFNPRFNGPRVPMQFENQRPQYRAPLLENRPQYAPPVPRMNIPNQQMTPFPQNNAQMVPPYGQFSMNGPQQHPRPQFVENRPPFNPNQFQGMIGPPGPRLMGPRPEFDPRGPLLGTAPQQNYPPNQPPPQFIIHNQPQHFQNQGQPIPGNPGPMPMQGNQLPVVPVNQGPPMQGNQRPMMQPHQGVPLLRNPGSLMPGHLRPPIHNQIPVMQSHPNAPNLPNPVTFENVPPYQDPHFCQEARPVYDSRPVYNDQPPPNQYNNGPPVPPAQLTPGNVPNPLPPGHKILINPHFRGAVQPTQDSRLPWDSATQQQQPQQQQPPPPSASSSQIVNESFIHQQSSQFQDQRPYNQPSAPSQPQRDYNQPNVQQNKSDDPYAYFSDVWQENKPQKTPSVNPSSSFQNESSYNKDNYYNNFDNNYKSQNQWDSRESYQTCCSQSTHNVMDYSNEQREHQPSYRERDVHSRSNTERPRESRIPSTNSSYRNENYDLNRQQRTSIGSRAAPSSTLRGIVRSQQKRSSEGYSDRGPRESSPKRPKLSNRNLHEVKTVDTLPGATGDKKTCEPEGPEMREYRKKLEEQKRMREKFLREKENRRKIAAMEKQYDKEKAEIAADAESNQETIPVSVITGVTKDLKVRPAVSRGRSRPVGAQTTEGLERSSGTRIVRTIQTVQPTLQPTVSSKDGEKNTSATSAVSTIKVNDGILKRQTPQQHGIRRVVIHKTLPNTQKVATTIQKTVSNLQKPVQKIGGNATVGVQKTILKKNLGGNAQVSVTNASKNLNMNNQKVVVNTQSNQRVVLQKSPQQTRKLTEIKSNVVRIENLAASTTENQIRRMCQGIGTLESIRMTEGSATIVFKTQSAALVFHKKYQRKMLDLSLITVHLVPQATGNRPIPTVVKKS; encoded by the exons ATGTCTGAACAGTG TGACGAAAACTTGCTGGATGAGGATTTTGGAGATGAGGAATACGAGCTGGGAAATGACGAAGAGGAAGCGCTGTTAGCGGATGACTATGAACTTGAGACG CAGAGTAGCTATAAGGGAGAAGAGGAAACAGATGACGTATTGGATTTAGGCGTTACCGATGCTCTCGACGACTTAGAGGGGGAGgaagaaaatgtaaattatAGCGGTGTTACCGATAACCGTAACCATAACAACTATTATGAAGAGCGACACGAGAACGCGGTCATTTATCATTACGGACAGCACGATTATGAAGAGAATGTCGGTGGTGAGAGTGAAAATGTTGGAAGTGTGTCCAACAAGCCGGATCTTAGAGAGAAATTACAAAAGAGTGCGCAAAAAGATTTCTACGTCGGTAACGGCCAGGGAATGGAGGACGACGACTGCGAAGAGGCCAAAGAACGGCGGAACAGATTTCAAAACGAAAGGACCATCATTTCTCCAAAGATGAACAACGAGATTCCAGATTCATTGGAAAATGTCGTCACTTCAGAACAGTCACGCCCATTATTCAGGGGCAGGGGCAGGGGCAGGGGAATCAGAGGCAGCAGGGGCGGCAGGTTTATTGTGCAGAATATTCAAACGTTCAATCCAAG aTTCAATGGCCCGCGAGTTCCAATGCAATTCGAAAACCAACGACCGCAATATCGAGCGCCGTTACTTGAGAACAGACCACAGTATGCGCCTCCCGTGCCGCGAATGAATATTCCAAACCAGCAAATGACGCCCTTTCCCCAAAATAACGCTCAAATGGTTCCACCGTACGGGCAATTTTCAATGAACGGACCTCAGCAACACCCGAGGCCGCAATTTGTAGAGAATAGACCGCCGTTCAATCCTAATCAGTTTCAAGGGATGATCGGACCACCGGGTCCGAGGTTAATGGGACCGAGACCAGAGTTCGACCCTCGCGGTCCGCTGCTTGGTACCGCGCCCCAGCAAAACTATCCGCCTAATCAGCCGCCTCCTCAGTTTATTATACACAATCAACCACAGCATTTTCAAAACCAAGGACAACCGATTCCGGGAAATCCGGGACCCATGCCTATGCAAGGAAACCAACTGCCTGTTGTACCGGTTAATCAAGGCCCTCCGATGCAGGGGAATCAGCGTCCCATGATGCAACCCCATCAGGGCGTTCCTCTTCTCAGAAATCCCGGATCGTTGATGCCGGGACATTTGCGTCCGCCGATTCACAACCAAATTCCAGTTATGCAGAGCCATCCTAATGCCCCGAATTTACCCAATCCAGTAACGTTTGAAAATGTACCACCTTATCAAGATCCGCATTTCTGTCAGGAGGCTAGACCTGTTTACGATTCGAGACCAGTATACAACGATCAACCTCCGCCAAATCAGTATAATAACGGACCTCCTGTACCTCCTGCGCAGCTGACACCTGGAAATGTGCCCAACCCACTTCCGCCTGGTCACAAAATATTGATCAACCCACATTTTCGAGGCGCTGTTCAACCAACACAAGATT CACGACTGCCATGGGATTCAGCGACTCAACAGCAGCAACCACAGCAACAGCAACCACCACCTCCATCAGCGTCGTCATCGCAGATCGTCAACGAATCGTTCATCCACCAACAATCCTCACAGTTTCAAGATCAACGGCCCTACAACCAGCCATCAGCCCCGTCTCAACCGCAACGGGATTACAATCAGCCAAATgttcaacaaaataaaagcGAC GATCCCTATGCGTACTTTTCTGACGTCTGGCAGGAAAACAAACCACAAAAGACGCCATCCGTTAATCCTAGTAGTTCATTTCAGAATGAATCCAGTTACAATAAGGACAATTACTATAACAATTTTGATAACAATTACAAGTCACAGAACCAGTGGGATTCGAGAGAGAGCTATCAG ACATGCTGTTCACAAAGCACTCACAATGTTATGGACTATTCGAAT GAACAGAGAGAGCACCAACCAAGCTACCGGGAAAGGGACGTTCATTCTCGTTCAAACACAGAACGACCTCGCGAGAGTCGGATTCCTTCGACAAATTCtagttatcgtaacgaaaatTATGACCTTAATCGTCAGCAAAGAACGTCAATTGGTAGCAGAGCTGCGCCCAGCAGTACACTGAGAGGAATCGTAAGGTCACAGCAAAAAAGAAGTTCCGAAGGATATTCGGACAGAGGTCCGAGGGAATCAAGTCCGAAAAGACCGAAGTTAAGCAACAGAAACTTGCACGAAGTGAAAACTGTCGATACTCTGCCAGGCGCAACTGGTGATAAAAAG ACATGTGAGCCCGAGGGTCCGGAAATGAGGGAGTATCGCAAGAAGCTTGAGGAACAGAAACGTATGAGGGAAAAATTTCTACGGGAAAAGGAGAACAGGCGGAAAATCGCAGCTATGGAAAAACAGTACGACAAAGAAAAGGCCGAGATTGCCGCTGACGCTG AATCTAACCAGGAAACAATACCAGTGTCGGTTATAACAGGCGTCACCAAGGACCTTAAAGTTCGTCCAGCTGTCAGCAGAGGCCGAAGCCGCCCTGTCGGTGCACAAACCACAGAG GGATTGGAGAGATCATCCGGTACGCGAATTGTGCGGACAATTCAGACCGTACAACCAACTTTGCAACCGACCGTCTCGAGTAAGGATGGTGAGAAGAATACGTCTGCTACATCTGCTGTATCTACAATTAAAGTCAACGATGGAATTCTGAAGAGACAAACCCCTCAGCAACATGGAATTCGAAGGGTAGTAATCCACAAGACACTGCCGAACACACAAAAGGTTGCCACTACGATACAGAAGACTGTGTCGAATCTGCAAAAACCGGTGCAAAAGATTGGTGGCAACGCGACGGTTGGAGTTCAGAAAAccattttgaagaaaaatcttgGAGGAAATGCGCAAGTGTCTGTGACAAATGCGAGCAAGAATTTGAATATGAACAACCAGAAGGTTGTTGTTAACACCCAGAGTAACCAGAGGGTTGTTCTTCAGAAATCTCCGCAGCAAACAAGGAAGTTAACGGAGATCAAGAGCAACGTGGTGAGGATTGAAAACTTGGCTGCCAGCACAACTGAAAATCAAATTCGACGGATGTGTCAAGGAATTGGCACGCTTGAG
- the LOC124217748 gene encoding RNA-binding protein 33 isoform X1, which yields MSEQCDENLLDEDFGDEEYELGNDEEEALLADDYELETQSSYKGEEETDDVLDLGVTDALDDLEGEEENVNYSGVTDNRNHNNYYEERHENAVIYHYGQHDYEENVGGESENVGSVSNKPDLREKLQKSAQKDFYVGNGQGMEDDDCEEAKERRNRFQNERTIISPKMNNEIPDSLENVVTSEQSRPLFRGRGRGRGIRGSRGGRFIVQNIQTFNPRFNGPRVPMQFENQRPQYRAPLLENRPQYAPPVPRMNIPNQQMTPFPQNNAQMVPPYGQFSMNGPQQHPRPQFVENRPPFNPNQFQGMIGPPGPRLMGPRPEFDPRGPLLGTAPQQNYPPNQPPPQFIIHNQPQHFQNQGQPIPGNPGPMPMQGNQLPVVPVNQGPPMQGNQRPMMQPHQGVPLLRNPGSLMPGHLRPPIHNQIPVMQSHPNAPNLPNPVTFENVPPYQDPHFCQEARPVYDSRPVYNDQPPPNQYNNGPPVPPAQLTPGNVPNPLPPGHKILINPHFRGAVQPTQDSRLPWDSATQQQQPQQQQPPPPSASSSQIVNESFIHQQSSQFQDQRPYNQPSAPSQPQRDYNQPNVQQNKSDDPYAYFSDVWQENKPQKTPSVNPSSSFQNESSYNKDNYYNNFDNNYKSQNQWDSRESYQTCCSQSTHNVMDYSNEQREHQPSYRERDVHSRSNTERPRESRIPSTNSSYRNENYDLNRQQRTSIGSRAAPSSTLRGIVRSQQKRSSEGYSDRGPRESSPKRPKLSNRNLHEVKTVDTLPGATGDKKTCEPEGPEMREYRKKLEEQKRMREKFLREKENRRKIAAMEKQYDKEKAEIAADAEESNQETIPVSVITGVTKDLKVRPAVSRGRSRPVGAQTTEGLERSSGTRIVRTIQTVQPTLQPTVSSKDGEKNTSATSAVSTIKVNDGILKRQTPQQHGIRRVVIHKTLPNTQKVATTIQKTVSNLQKPVQKIGGNATVGVQKTILKKNLGGNAQVSVTNASKNLNMNNQKVVVNTQSNQRVVLQKSPQQTRKLTEIKSNVVRIENLAASTTENQIRRMCQGIGTLESIRMTEGSATIVFKTQSAALVFHKKYQRKMLDLSLITVHLVPQATGNRPIPTVVKKS from the exons ATGTCTGAACAGTG TGACGAAAACTTGCTGGATGAGGATTTTGGAGATGAGGAATACGAGCTGGGAAATGACGAAGAGGAAGCGCTGTTAGCGGATGACTATGAACTTGAGACG CAGAGTAGCTATAAGGGAGAAGAGGAAACAGATGACGTATTGGATTTAGGCGTTACCGATGCTCTCGACGACTTAGAGGGGGAGgaagaaaatgtaaattatAGCGGTGTTACCGATAACCGTAACCATAACAACTATTATGAAGAGCGACACGAGAACGCGGTCATTTATCATTACGGACAGCACGATTATGAAGAGAATGTCGGTGGTGAGAGTGAAAATGTTGGAAGTGTGTCCAACAAGCCGGATCTTAGAGAGAAATTACAAAAGAGTGCGCAAAAAGATTTCTACGTCGGTAACGGCCAGGGAATGGAGGACGACGACTGCGAAGAGGCCAAAGAACGGCGGAACAGATTTCAAAACGAAAGGACCATCATTTCTCCAAAGATGAACAACGAGATTCCAGATTCATTGGAAAATGTCGTCACTTCAGAACAGTCACGCCCATTATTCAGGGGCAGGGGCAGGGGCAGGGGAATCAGAGGCAGCAGGGGCGGCAGGTTTATTGTGCAGAATATTCAAACGTTCAATCCAAG aTTCAATGGCCCGCGAGTTCCAATGCAATTCGAAAACCAACGACCGCAATATCGAGCGCCGTTACTTGAGAACAGACCACAGTATGCGCCTCCCGTGCCGCGAATGAATATTCCAAACCAGCAAATGACGCCCTTTCCCCAAAATAACGCTCAAATGGTTCCACCGTACGGGCAATTTTCAATGAACGGACCTCAGCAACACCCGAGGCCGCAATTTGTAGAGAATAGACCGCCGTTCAATCCTAATCAGTTTCAAGGGATGATCGGACCACCGGGTCCGAGGTTAATGGGACCGAGACCAGAGTTCGACCCTCGCGGTCCGCTGCTTGGTACCGCGCCCCAGCAAAACTATCCGCCTAATCAGCCGCCTCCTCAGTTTATTATACACAATCAACCACAGCATTTTCAAAACCAAGGACAACCGATTCCGGGAAATCCGGGACCCATGCCTATGCAAGGAAACCAACTGCCTGTTGTACCGGTTAATCAAGGCCCTCCGATGCAGGGGAATCAGCGTCCCATGATGCAACCCCATCAGGGCGTTCCTCTTCTCAGAAATCCCGGATCGTTGATGCCGGGACATTTGCGTCCGCCGATTCACAACCAAATTCCAGTTATGCAGAGCCATCCTAATGCCCCGAATTTACCCAATCCAGTAACGTTTGAAAATGTACCACCTTATCAAGATCCGCATTTCTGTCAGGAGGCTAGACCTGTTTACGATTCGAGACCAGTATACAACGATCAACCTCCGCCAAATCAGTATAATAACGGACCTCCTGTACCTCCTGCGCAGCTGACACCTGGAAATGTGCCCAACCCACTTCCGCCTGGTCACAAAATATTGATCAACCCACATTTTCGAGGCGCTGTTCAACCAACACAAGATT CACGACTGCCATGGGATTCAGCGACTCAACAGCAGCAACCACAGCAACAGCAACCACCACCTCCATCAGCGTCGTCATCGCAGATCGTCAACGAATCGTTCATCCACCAACAATCCTCACAGTTTCAAGATCAACGGCCCTACAACCAGCCATCAGCCCCGTCTCAACCGCAACGGGATTACAATCAGCCAAATgttcaacaaaataaaagcGAC GATCCCTATGCGTACTTTTCTGACGTCTGGCAGGAAAACAAACCACAAAAGACGCCATCCGTTAATCCTAGTAGTTCATTTCAGAATGAATCCAGTTACAATAAGGACAATTACTATAACAATTTTGATAACAATTACAAGTCACAGAACCAGTGGGATTCGAGAGAGAGCTATCAG ACATGCTGTTCACAAAGCACTCACAATGTTATGGACTATTCGAAT GAACAGAGAGAGCACCAACCAAGCTACCGGGAAAGGGACGTTCATTCTCGTTCAAACACAGAACGACCTCGCGAGAGTCGGATTCCTTCGACAAATTCtagttatcgtaacgaaaatTATGACCTTAATCGTCAGCAAAGAACGTCAATTGGTAGCAGAGCTGCGCCCAGCAGTACACTGAGAGGAATCGTAAGGTCACAGCAAAAAAGAAGTTCCGAAGGATATTCGGACAGAGGTCCGAGGGAATCAAGTCCGAAAAGACCGAAGTTAAGCAACAGAAACTTGCACGAAGTGAAAACTGTCGATACTCTGCCAGGCGCAACTGGTGATAAAAAG ACATGTGAGCCCGAGGGTCCGGAAATGAGGGAGTATCGCAAGAAGCTTGAGGAACAGAAACGTATGAGGGAAAAATTTCTACGGGAAAAGGAGAACAGGCGGAAAATCGCAGCTATGGAAAAACAGTACGACAAAGAAAAGGCCGAGATTGCCGCTGACGCTG aAGAATCTAACCAGGAAACAATACCAGTGTCGGTTATAACAGGCGTCACCAAGGACCTTAAAGTTCGTCCAGCTGTCAGCAGAGGCCGAAGCCGCCCTGTCGGTGCACAAACCACAGAG GGATTGGAGAGATCATCCGGTACGCGAATTGTGCGGACAATTCAGACCGTACAACCAACTTTGCAACCGACCGTCTCGAGTAAGGATGGTGAGAAGAATACGTCTGCTACATCTGCTGTATCTACAATTAAAGTCAACGATGGAATTCTGAAGAGACAAACCCCTCAGCAACATGGAATTCGAAGGGTAGTAATCCACAAGACACTGCCGAACACACAAAAGGTTGCCACTACGATACAGAAGACTGTGTCGAATCTGCAAAAACCGGTGCAAAAGATTGGTGGCAACGCGACGGTTGGAGTTCAGAAAAccattttgaagaaaaatcttgGAGGAAATGCGCAAGTGTCTGTGACAAATGCGAGCAAGAATTTGAATATGAACAACCAGAAGGTTGTTGTTAACACCCAGAGTAACCAGAGGGTTGTTCTTCAGAAATCTCCGCAGCAAACAAGGAAGTTAACGGAGATCAAGAGCAACGTGGTGAGGATTGAAAACTTGGCTGCCAGCACAACTGAAAATCAAATTCGACGGATGTGTCAAGGAATTGGCACGCTTGAG